In a single window of the Lodderomyces elongisporus chromosome 4, complete sequence genome:
- the LIA1 gene encoding deoxyhypusine hydroxylase (BUSCO:EOG09263JZO) has protein sequence MSSEDQIENSSLEELRDILINKSGSVPLAHRFRALFSLKSIGSDNSNPEQAHKAIEYIAESFRDNSELLKHEVAYVLGQTHDLHAASYLRDVLTDDNQQVMVRHEAAEALGALGDKDSLDLLQKYFVNDPSLEIRQTCELAIERIKWENSESAKKENLEKSLYESIDPAPPLATDATNSSKIDKLQSILNDQEKPLFERYRAMFRLRDIGTDEACLALATGFDDPSALFKHEVAYVFGQLCNPVTVPSLIKILKDESEAGMVRHEAAEALGSIATDECLPVLRSFLNDKEQVVRDSAIVALDMYEYENSGQLEYATVQ, from the coding sequence ATGTCATCAGAAgatcaaattgaaaactcGAGTCTTGAAGAGCTCAGAGATATCCTTATAAACAAGTCTGGCTCTGTCCCACTTGCACATAGATTCCGTGCCTTATTCAGTCTAAAGTCTATTGGTTCTGATAATTCTAATCCTGAGCAAGCACACAAAGCCATTGAGTACATTGCCGAATCATTTCGTGACAACTCGGAGCTTTTGAAACATGAAGTTGCTTACGTTTTAGGACAAACCCACGATTTACACGCTGCATCATACTTGCGCGATGTGTTGACAGATGATAACCAACAAGTTATGGTTAGACACGAAGCAGCAGAGGCATTGGGTGCTTTGGGTGACAAGGATTCATTGGACTTGCTTCAAAAGTATTTTGTAAACGATCCTTCTTTGGAAATTAGACAGACTTGTGAGCTAGCAATTGAGAGAATTAAATGGGAGAACTCTGAATCtgcaaagaaagagaatttGGAGAAATCTCTTTACGAATCGATCGACCCTGCGCCACCTTTGGCAACTGATGCAACTAATTCGTCCAAGATTGACAAGTTGCAGAGTATATTAAACGATCAAGAAAAGCCTTTATTTGAAAGATATAGGGCAATGTTTAGATTAAGAGATATTGGAACCGATGAAGCATGTTTGGCATTGGCCACCGGGTTCGATGACCCTAGTGCATTGTTCAAGCATGAAGTTGCTTACGTGTTTGGTCAACTATGCAACCCAGTGACTGTTCCTTCTTTGATTAAGATTTTGAAGGATGAGTCTGAAGCCGGTATGGTGAGGCACGAAGCGGCTGAGGCCTTGGGAAGTATTGCCACTGATGAGTGTTTACCAGTGTTGAGATCCTTCCTTAACGATAAGGAGCAAGTGGTCAGAGATTCTGCCATTGTTGCCCTTGACATGTATGAATATGAAAACTCAGGTCAATTAGAGTACGCTACGGTGCAGTAG
- the RPA12 gene encoding DNA-directed RNA polymerase I core subunit rpa12, translating into MSVVGSLIFCSYCGDLLDSHSASSDIQCNICSASYPKSQFANLKVVTKSADDAFPSKLKSARSVVKTSLKKDELDEGATIKEKCPKCGNEEMQYHTLQLRSADEGATVFYTCTECGYRFRTNN; encoded by the coding sequence ATGTCAGTTGTTGGATCGCTCATATTCTGCTCTTATTGCGGAGACTTACTTGACTCACATAGTGCAAGTTCCGATATTCAGTGCAACATATGTCTGGCATCATACCCTAAATCACAATTTGCCAATTTGAAGGTGGTGACGAAGAGTGCCGACGATGCATTTCCTTCCAAGTTGAAACTGGCCAGATCAGTTGTCAAAACGAGTTTGAAGAAAGATGAATTGGATGAAGGTGCCACCATTAAAGAGAAATGTCCTAAATGTGGCAACGAAGAAATGCAGTATCATACATTGCAACTTCGATCTGCTGATGAAGGTGCTACAGTTTTCTACACCTGTACAGAATGTGGATACCGATTTAGAACCAATAATTAA
- the CCT5 gene encoding T-complex protein 1 subunit epsilon (BUSCO:EOG09261HM3), with product MAGAPQGMPDLSNAIVAQDEMGRPFIIVRDQGKKQRKHGVEATKSHILAARSVASIVKTSLGPRGLDKILISPDGDITITNDGATILSQMDLENQIAKLLVELSKSQDDEIGDGTTGVVVLASALLDQALELIDKGIHPIKIANGFDEACKVAVEQLEKVADEMTIDDKSTLLKAAKTSLGSKIVSKAHDHFAQMAVDAVTEVADFKRKDVDFELIKMEKKVGGSIEDSKLINGVLLEKDWSHPQMPKEVRDCKIAILTCPFEPPKPKTKHKLDISNVEEFKLLQEYEQKKFQEMIDHVKASGANVVACQWGFDDEANHLLLANGLNAIRWIGGSELELLAIATNGRIVPRFEDLSADKLGKAGVIKELEFGTTKDRMLVIEECSNTKAVTCFIRGSNEMIVAEGVRALHDSLCVVRNLIRDNRVVYGGGAAELTCSLAVSDAADRQVGIDQYAFRAFAAALDTIPLTLAENSGLDPIETLSSLKAKQVREQNSHLGVDCLGKGTNDMKSLFVIDPLIGKKQQLYLATQLTRMILKINDVIISGADDY from the coding sequence atggCCGGCGCTCCACAGGGTATGCCTGACTTATCCAATGCGATTGTAGCACAAGATGAAATGGGAAGACCTTTTATCATTGTGCGAGATCAAGGCAAGAAACAGAGAAAACATGGTGTTGAGGCAACGAAATCACACATTTTGGCAGCAAGATCAGTTGCCAGTATTGTCAAAACTTCATTGGGTCCACGTGGACTCGATAAAATCTTGATTAGTCCAGACGGAGATATCACAATCACTAATGATGGTGCAACAATCTTGTCCCAAATGGATTTGGAAAACCAAATTGCCAAATTACTAGTTGAATTATCAAAATCACAAGACGATGAGATTGGTGATGGAACTActggtgttgttgtattGGCAAGTGCATTGTTGGATCAGGCTTTAGAGCTCATAGACAAAGGAATCCATCCGATCAAGATTGCCAATGGATTCGATGAGGCTTGTAAAGTTGCTGTTGAGCAGCTTGAAAAAGTTGCCGATGAAATGACCATTGACGACAAACTGACTCTTTTAAAAGCCGCCAAGACTTCACTAGGTTCAAAGATTGTTTCCAAAGCCCACGACCACTTTGCCCAAATGGCGGTTGATGCTGTGACTGAAGTTGCAGATTTCAAGAGAAAAGATGTCGATTTCGAATTAATcaagatggaaaagaaagtagGAGGATCCATCGAAGACTCCAAACTTATTAATGGTGTTTTATTGGAAAAAGACTGGAGTCATCCTCAAATGCCCAAGGAAGTTAGAGATTGTAAAATTGCCATTTTGACGTGTCCCTTTGAACCACCAAAGCCCAAGACAAAACACAAGTTGGATATTTCAAATGTAGAAGAGTTTAAGCTTTTGCAAGAGTACGAGCAAAAGAAGTTTCAAGAGATGATTGATCATGTGAAGGCATCGGGAGCTAATGTTGTTGCTTGTCAATGGGGTTTTGACGATGAAGCAAATCACTTACTTTTAGCAAATGGTCTCAATGCTATAAGATGGATTGGTGGACTGGAGTTGGAATTGTTGGCCATCGCCACCAATGGAAGAATTGTACCAAGATTCGAAGATTTGAGCGCTGATAAACTAGGCAAGGCCGGTGTCATTAAAGAGCTCGAGTTTGGTACAACAAAGGACCGTATGTTGGTAATTGAAGAATGTTCAAACACCAAGGCAGTAACGTGTTTTATTAGAGGTTCGAATGAGATGATTGTTGCTGAAGGTGTTAGAGCTTTACATGATTCCCTATGCGTGGTTCGTAACTTGATCAGAGATAACCGTGTTGTTTATGGAGGAGGTGCAGCAGAATTGACATGTTCCTTGGCAGTATCGGATGCCGCAGATAGACAAGTTGGGATTGACCAATATGCTTTTAGAGCATTTGCAGCAGCATTGGATACCATCCCATTGACCTTGGCAGAAAATTCCGGTTTAGATCCAATTGAGACACTTAGTAGTCTAAAGGCAAAACAAGTCCGGGAACAAAACTCGCATTTAGGAGTTGATTGTTTGGGTAAAGGTACCAATGATATGAAGAGTTTGTTTGTAATAGACCCCTTGATTGGAAAGAAACAGCAGTTGTATTTGGCCACGCAGTTGACAAGGATGATCTTGAAGATTAATGATGTTATTATTAGTGGTGCAGATGATTATTAA
- the ARP3 gene encoding Arp2/3 complex subunit, actin nucleation center — MSMGTPAVVMDNGTGLTKLGFAGNDSPSFVFPTAIATSSASSKAGKTGAGSRSSNLSSKRGLDDLDFFIGDEALEAASGPQYGLHYPIKHGQIEDWDKMERFWESSIFRYLRCEPEDHYFLLTEPPLNPPENRESTAEIMFESFNCAGLYIAVQAVLALAASWTSPKVQDRSLSGTVIDSGDGVTHVIPVAEGYVIGAAIKNIPLAGRDITLFIQQLLRDRGEPDTSLQTAERIKQQFCYVCPDIVQEFTRFDQYPQEKFAQYIVEYTEKNRNKVVDVGYERFLAPEIFFNPEICSSDFLTPLPIVVDQVIQASPIDVRKKLYKNIVLSGGSTMFKDFGKRLQRDLKVITKERVAISEKLSGVQSSGVDVQVISHKKQRNAVWFGGSLLAQTSEFKSFCYTKSDYDEYGPSIVRNFSLFSVP, encoded by the coding sequence ATGAGTATGGGAACACCAGCAGTTGTCATGGACAACGGTACCGGTTTGACCAAATTGGGGTTTGCAGGGAATGACTCGCcatcttttgtctttcccACTGCAATTGCTACGTCCTCGGCCTCTTCTAAAGCTGGCAAGACAGGTGCAGGAAGTAGATCGTCGAATCTCTCCTCCAAGAGGGGTTTAGACGATTTGGACTTCTTCATTGGAGATGAGGCATTGGAAGCCGCCTCTGGTCCACAATATGGATTGCATTACCCTATCAAACATGGTCAAATTGAAGACTGGGACAAAATGGAGAGATTTTGGGAGAGTTCAATCTTCCGCTACTTGCGTTGCGAGCCAGAAGAccattattttttgttaacAGAACCACCTTTGAATCCACCTGAAAATAGAGAAAGTACCGCTGAAATTATGTTTGAGAGTTTCAATTGTGCAGGATTGTACATTGCAGTTCAAGCTGTTTTGGCATTAGCTGCCTCATGGACATCCCCAAAAGTCCAGGACAGATCGTTGAGTGGAACCGTTATTGACTCTGGTGATGGTGTGACCCATGTTATCCCAGTTGCCGAAGGTTATGTTATCGGTGCCGCTATCAAAAACATCCCTTTGGCTGGAAGAGATATTACATTATTTATTCAGCAATTGTTAAGAGACAGAGGAGAGCCTGATACCAGTTTACAAACCGCTGAGAGGATTAAGCAGCAATTCTGTTATGTTTGTCCCGATATCGTTCAAGAATTTACACGTTTTGACCAATATCCGCAAGAGAAGTTTGCTCAGTATATTGTTGAATATAcggaaaaaaacagaaacaaagttgttgatgttggttATGAAAGATTTTTGGCCCCAGAGATCTTTTTCAACCCAGAGATTTGCTCTTCAGACTTTTTAACGCCACTACCGATCGTAGTTGATCAGGTGATCCAAGCATCTCCTATCGATGTGAGAAAGAAACTTTACAAGAACATTGTTTTATCAGGTGGTTCAACAATGTTTAAGGATTTTGGTAAAAGATTGCAAAGAGACTTGAAGGTGATAACCAAAGAAAGAGTTGCGATAAGCGAGAAATTGAGTGGTGTTCAAAGTAGCGGTGTGGATGTCCAAGTAATTTCACACAAGAAGCAGAGGAATGCTGTTTGGTTTGGAGGATCCTTGTTGGCACAGACTTCTGAGTTTAAAAGTTTCTGCTATACAAAGAGCGATTATGATGAATATGGTCCAAGCATTGTAAGAAACTTTTCTCTATTCTCTGTGCCATAA